Within the Polaribacter pectinis genome, the region TTAGAGGTAAGTGTAATCCTGGTTCGTATAAATAGCCCTTTCCTCTTACATTACATCTGCCATTATCGCCAATAAAAATAATGATAGTATTGTCTTTCATCCCTTTGGCTTCTAAATCGGCTAATAATAAACCAACTTCAGCATCCATATATTCAATTTGATCTAAATATTTAGCCCAATCTTCACGAATAACTGGATTGTCTGCATAGTGTGGAGGTAATGCAACATCGTCCGGGTTTACTTTATGGGTTGATTTCTCTCTGATACTATTCCACCAATCGCCTCTATGTGTCACATGCATGGTTACCTGTTGAAAGAAAGGTTGGTCTTCTGGTAAAGCTTCATGTTTTTTATCAAATAATCCAAATTGGGTTTCTCCATCCCATTTACCTAACATGTCATGCTTAAAATTAACATCAATTTTTTGTCCGTTTTGTCTAACTAAATTACTTCCAATAATGGTAGTGTAACCAGCATCTCTTAAATAGGATGTAATTGGTTTATAAGGTTTTGCTAATGGAATTTTTCTGTTTGACCTATGGTGCTGTGCATTAATAATATTTTGATGCACTCCTGTAATCATATTAGATCTACTTGGTGAACAAATAGAATTATTTCCATAAGCATTCATATATTGAATACCCGTTTTAGCTAATTTATTTAGGACAGGCGTTTTAACAGCAATCATGCCATAGCTTTCAATATCTGTACTTATATCTTCTGATAGAATAAATAGAATATTAGGCTTAATGTCTTCTTTTTTCTGATTGGCACAAGATGCTAATACCAATGAAGAAAATAATATTAATAGAAAATTTAAATTATTAGATTTTGTCATTCTATAATAGTTTTACTTTTTAATAAATTTTATAGTTTGTTGAGAATTTCTTGTTGTTATGTTAAGAAAATATAACCCTCCTCTTATACTATATAAATTGAATGTATGTTTACTTTGTTCTAAATTTTTATATTCCTTTTTATAAATAACACTTCCTGTTAAAGAAATAATTTGAACAGTAGCTTTATTTAAATGTGCATGTGTATTTATAGAAATAGCATTCTCTACTATATTGCTTCCAGCAACAGAAAACAACTTGTTTTTTATATTGAATTCTAAATCTAATCCAAGAGTTTCATGTAGCTCATGTGCACCAATAGTAGGTGCAATACCACTAGGAACTGTATTTCCAAAAAAATCTAATCCTCCATTATTTGGTATAATTACACCAGCGGCTTTTGCAGGACTATTTGTTTCTAGTTTGTAGTCATCAGGTGAATTATCAAGTCCTGGATTAACAAATAAAGGATCTGATGTTAAAGCATTTGCCTCTTCTGTAGGAACTGTAATATTTCCATAATACAAATTATGGCTATATGTATTGTTAGTACTTTGTCTGTGCCTGAAAATTGAAAGTTGAGGGTCTGTACTTACAAACAAGTTGTTTTTAAAATGGGTTTGATCAGGCCAACCATTCCAATTGGTTAAGTGAACAAATTCTTCGGCAACCGTAGAAGGTTTGGTATTGTAATAGATGGTATTGTTGTAGATTTGAGTGTTAAGTGTAGGTCCACCAATATGAAAAGAGGGTGCAAAATTTGTTCCAGACCCCCAAGTTCTATACCCATCGTTTATACTTATATTATATCTTATGATACTGTTTTTGTTTTGGCTTTCATTATTATTCAATCCGTTAGATACCACTAAACAAAATCCGCCAGCATTATCATGACTGTAATTGTATTGAATGATGGTGTTTTCACACCTCCAGTCAGAATCAAACCCTTGTGCATCCCAACTAGCTATATGACCACTTACTTCATTATACTGAATCGTACAATTTATTGAATTAAAAGGCCAAATTCCAGCTGCGGCATTTTCAGAAACATCAGGTAAGTTATTTGTAAAGTCTCTGCAAATATTGTATTCGCATAGACTATCTTCTGTTCCGTGCATAACAATACCATCACCAGGTACGCGTTCAATAAGGTTTTGTGCTACATAAACTCTTAAACTTCCATATTGAGTTGACCAATAATCTGTAGATCCATTTATTCCGTTTCTTTCACAGTCATAAATGTGATTTCCTATTATTTGCAAATCTACCAATCTACTTAAAATTGCACCCTGGTTACGAAATCTAATTCCTCCACTTGTTCCGTTAGATTTTACTGGATCTCCAGCAACATCATGTACGTCATTATTCTTTACAATGATTTCAGGAATATCACCTTCGTTATCAGCTATTATAGCAATTCCATATCTGTATCCTGCTACGGTTCCGCAATTGTTAGAAACATCAAACCCATCAAAAACCGTATAGCTAGCATTATTTATTTCTACCGCATATAATACACAAGTTGGGGCTATTTTGGGTTTATTTCCAGTTCCATAAGACGTATAAGTAATTGGATTAGAAGCAGCTCCTTTTCTAGTGATAATAAGTTGCTCTGTCCACGTTTCACCAGATTTAAACAACACTTGATCTCCAGGCATAAAAAGAAAGTTGTTGACTTTTGAAACCGTTTGCCACGCATTACTTTCTGATAAGCCATCGTTAGTATCCAATCCATTTGTTGCATCTATATAATAGGTGCTAACTGGAGTTGCAGGAGAAATTGTTAATTCTATTTGATCTGAAATTGAGGGATTACTAACATAACTAACTTTTAAAGTAATAGTACCTTCCGAAACAGCAGTAATTAATCCGCTTTGGTCTATAGTTGCACTTCCTGTACCATCAACTATTTCCCATAACTCGGTACTTGCGGTTAATGGAATTTTAACTGCTTCGGCTTGGTATGAAAATCCAACTTGCATTGCGTTGAGATTATCAGTATTTATTAAGCGAATTTGATCTGGTGAACTTCCAGTTTCAGTAATCTCAAAATCATCAGCGTATATGGCTCCTGCAGGTGCATTCCATTTAAAAAGACTAAAAGATACTGTACTTGTATTAGCATCTCCATCAGTTGTAAAAGAATACGAATATTGAGCATAGGCTGTGCTTGTATTGACAGTTACATTGTTTAAGTATTTTACAGAAGTAGCATTATTTACAACTTGAATGGTTGCAGTTTGATTGTTAAATTCTGATCTAGCCCAAAATTTAATTTGGTAAGTGGTATTTCCTTTTAAATATATAGCTTGTTGTAAGCTGCCATTACCGTTTTTAATTTTTCCTGCATTAGTGCCAGAATGTACTTCAGAAGCAACACTTGTTAAAGTGTTATTCCAATCGTTCCAAGCTGTCATTCCCTGTTCAAAGTCATGATTAATAATGTAATCGTCTGTTCCAGCTAAAATAGAAGTTACAGAACTTTCACTAACTACAATAAAACTTTGTGTAGTTATTGAAATAAAAAACAAACAGCATATTGAGAGTAGTTTTTTCATATTTAATTTTTAATAAACTTGAGGGTTTGTTGAGCATTTAAAGTTGTTAGATTAAGAAAATACATGCCTGAACTTACATTTTTCAATTCAAATGTATGATTACTTTGCTCAAGGTTATTAAGTTCTTTTATATATACTAGTTTTCCTGTTAAAGAAAAAATTTGAATAGTTACTTTGTTTAAATGTGCATGCGTTTTTATAGAAATAGTGTTATCTACAACATTGCTACCAACTACAGAAAACAAATTGTGTTTTGAAGCAGTTTCAGATTCTACGCCTAGAGGTGTTCCTATAGTTAGCTCAATTTCATCAAAAATTGAAGGGTTATGTAATGAACTTACTTTTAATGTAATTGTTCCATCATTTACAGTTGTTATTAAACCTTTATAATCTATAGTAGCAGACCCAGTACCATCAATTATTTCCCACGATTTTGTACCTAACCAAGCTGTAAGCGGGATTTCTACAGCTCTAGCTTGATAGGTTTGACCAGATTCCATAGCCAATAAACTTTCGACTTTAAGACGAAGTTGATCTGCAGAGCCACCAACTTCGATGATTTCAAAATCATCGACATAAAGATTGCTGTTTCCAGCAATGTCTTTCCATACACTTAAACTTATTTGATTTTTCTCACTTCCAGTTGTAAATGTATTATCGTATTCTTTAAAGGTTCCAGTTGTAGTAATTACATCATCTAGAAATTTAGTGCTAGTTACTTCATCTTGTAGTATGATTTTAGCAGTTTCTCCAGAAGAATTATCAGATTTATACCAAAACTTGAGTTGATAGGCAGTATTTGCCTTTAGCTCCATTATTTGTTTTAAACTTCCTGTTTTATTTGATTTTATCAAACCAGCATAAGTACCCGATTTCACTTTTGTACTTGTTATACTATTATTCCAGTTGTTCCAACCAGTAATATTTCCTAATTCGAAATTATGATTGACTAAATAGTCACTTGGACTTGGACTAGCATAATTTGGCGGATTAGTTATTCCTTGAAAAACGGGGTTAATAAGTTGCGATGTCCAGGCTTCTCTTATATATGCTAATTCATCAACAATTTCTGGTTTAGCATTATAAATATCTGTGGTTTCTCCAATATCATTATCTAAATCATAGAGCTCATGAATACCAGTATGAAAGTATGATACCAGTTTATAACCATCTTTAGTTACAGCATATCGTTGTTGATCAAATTTCCGTAAATAAATTTCAGAATGAGGTTCTTGAGTATTAACATTTGTTAAATAAGGTATTAAATTCACGCCGTCAAGTGGTTTGGCAGGATTCTGTGTAGCACCAGCTAAAGCAATTGCTGTAGCGTATATATCTAAAGCAGAAACCTGTTTATTATAGATACCTGGAGTTATAGTGCCATTATATCGAATAGCAAAAGGAACACGATAACCACCTTCATAAGCTGCACTTTTACCTCCTCTTAAAGGTGAATTGTTAGCATATTGTGTTTTACCACCATTATCTGAAAGAAAAAACACAATTGTATTAGAGTCTATACCTGAAGTTACTAATTGATCTAAAATTAAACCAACACCATCGTCAACAGCACTTACCATAGCTGCATAAGTTTTTCTGTCTCCAGATAAAGTTGGGAATCTATCTAAATATTCTTGAGTAGCCTGTAAAGGGCCATGTGGCGCATTGTATGAAAGAAACAGGAAAAATGGATCTGGATTTACAGCGTGGTTTTGAATAAAACTTACGGCTTCATCAGAAAACGCTTCGGTTAAATATTTTTGACCAACTGGGTTAACAGAATTGTGATCTCTCATAATCCATGTTCTATAACTGTCATTTTCGTTATGTACCGAATAGCTATCTTGTATGGTTAATTCATTTGCAAAATACCTATGTCCACCACCTAAATGACCAAAAAATTCATCAAATCCTCTATTTAAAGGATGGTTGTCAGGATGCGCACCTAAATGCCATTTCCCAATGACTCCAGTATTGTATGCTTCTGGTAGAGTTTCTGCAATAGTGCTTTCGCTTAAAGGGAGTCCAGGGGCTATTTGGTTTGGTTCATATTTGGGATTACGCTCGAAACCAAAACGTTGCGGATAACGACCTGTCATAAATCCAGCTCTACTTGGACCACAAACCGAATAGGTTACATATGCGTTTGTACATTTTATGCCTTCATTCGCAATGCGATCTATGTTTGGTGTTGGTATTTCTGTTGAGCCATTAAAACTTACATCTGCATACCCTAAGTCATCAACCATAATTACTATAATGTTTGGTTGGGAAGGAGGATTAGTTACGGTATTTGTATTCCTGCTAGCTGGTTTATTATTGAACCCAAAGAGAGAAGAACAGGTGACTAGAAGTCCTATTAATAATATTTTTTTCATCTTTTAATTTTTTTGTTTAATGATTCTTACCGTTTCTACATGACTATCGTAGGTCACTTTTAAAAGGTAAATTCCTTGTGGATAATGTTCTAGGTTGACGGTATTGGTGAATGTATTTTTTAAAAATCTTCCTGTAACATCATAAATTGATACAATTAACTTGTTGTTTGAAGTATTGGTTTTAAACGTAATCTTTCCGTTTGTTGGGTTAGGGAAGTAAGTCAAAGATTTTTCTTTAAATTGGTTTAACCCTAAAACAGGAGCACCATTATAAGCACCAATGTTTGGAACACTTGTACTTGATACCAAGTTGCCAAAATAATCAAGACCTCCATTGTTTTGTAAAAAGTTCCAGAAATTAGTACTTCCGTTTATCAATTTACCTGCTCCAATTGATGTACTTCCAGATGCTAATTTATAAGAATCTGGATCGTTATCACCCACAGATACAAATTGTGGATTTGTATAAATAGCATTATTTTGTAATTCTGTTTCTAAAACAAACTGTGATTGTGGATAAAACTGATTGTGGGAAACATCAAGAACATCGTTGCTATTGTTTGTTAAGTCTGTTGCCATTGGCGTACCTCCAGTTTGCTTATAAATTATATTATTAAAAATATGTGTATCTCCAGTTTTAGGCATCACCAAAATTTCAGGATCCATGTTGTTTGGTACATAAACTGTATTGTTATAAATAAAACTTCCCGTATTTGGACAAGCTCCATTTCCTTGTCCACAGTATGGTGACACCCAGAATACACGTCCGTGTTTTACTTCGTTAGGTGGATCTGTACGCCAACCATCGTTAACACTAATATTATAGCGATAACCACAATTAATATTATCGCCCAATATTTCAACAAAACCACCTTCGTTATTATAACTGTAATTGTATTGAAAAACTACATTTTCATTTCCAAAATCAATATGTGCACCATAGGAATCTTGCCATCCACGTACATTTAAAAATTGATTGTGTTGAACTATTACATTTTTTGAACTGAATGTCCATAAGCCACTACCACGTTTCCACATTCTATCGTCCATAGTAGATCCAGTGCCATCAAAAATATTATTTTCTATGGTCACATTATAAGATTTATTTGGAACAATTCCAGAGCCACCAGTATTGTTAAATTCACAATTGTTTATGCTGTAGTCACTAGAATAAAAAGTATAATCTTTACCAGCTAAACCTAGGGGTTTTATCCATATACCATAATGCCCTATATCTGTAAAATAGCTATTGGTGATTTTTACATCATTAATTTTATAATAGTTAGGATCTGAGGATTGCACATCTATTTTAATGCCCCAACCTCTAGATTTTTTTGTAATGTTATTTGGGGTTTCATAATGCGTGTCATTTTCTTCTCCAGCAGGTGGTGTTGGATAAATTTTATGCACTTTGCTATTATCAATTCTAAAATAATTTAAGCTGCGTGTACTTGCCACAATTTTAATTCCAAATCTATTGTATTTTCCATTTCCCCAACTATTTACAGCACCTCCAAACCCTGATAGTGTTTTAGTGCCACCTCCACCATCTAAATGGGAAGCTTCATTAATTAATTCAAGGTTATTAATTTCAATATAATCGTCGTTATAAATTAATATTGAAGCTTGATAACCATCACCATCAATAACGGGTTTAGTTGTTCCTCCATATTTATCTACTATAATTGGGTTGCCAGCAGTTCCTGAACCTTTAAGCCAAAACATGCCTTGCCATACATCACCCGATTTAAACAAAATTTTATCTCCTGCCAAGAAAGTTGTATTGTACAGTTTATCTAATGTTTGCCAAGGTGTAGTATCTGTTAATCCATTATTTGAGTCTAAGCCAGTCAACGAACTTATATAATAGTCTGTTGCATTTGCCGTTAAAGCAAAAGTTATTACAAGTAATTGAATTAATTTGTTTATCATTTTTTATTATTGAGTATTAATTATACTATCTATTTTAGATTGTATCATAACAACAATTTCTTTGTTATTTAAAGCAACATTATTTTGTTCACTTATATCATCATTTAGATTATAGAGTTGAGCTATTTTGGAAAAGCCAGTTTCTATCTTTTTATCGCTAAACCAATTTGGAATAGAATTTTAGTTACCATTTTTATTTATTCTTTTTTTTCTATGCACTAACCCTTTAAAAACAGGGTCTATTAATTCTTCATTCCAAGATTTACGAAGTGCATCAATTTTTTCAACTTGATCAATATGTTGTTTGGCAATATTTGTAGTTTCGCTTAAATCTTTTTCAAGATTATACAATTCTTTTTCCCCTTTTATTACAACAAGTTTATAATCGTTATATCTAACTGCAAATCTATCTTGATCAAACTTTCTTAAATAAATTGTTTCATGTGGCTTTCCAAGTTTTTCTCCTGTGATATATGGTATTAAATTTACACCATCTAAAGGCTTTTCTGGGTTAGTTTTTGCATTAGCCAAAGCAACAGCTGTAGCCATTATATCAAGAGATGATACGGGCTTATCATAAACACCTTGTTTAACGGTTCCTTTCCACCTTATTGCAAAAGGAACATGGTATCCACCTTCATAAACTGAGCTTTTACCTTCTCTTAAGAGACCATTGTCTGAAGCGTTTTTATCTTCTGGACCTCCATTATCTGATAAAAAGAACACCAACGTATTTTCATCAAGATTTAATTCTTCTAACTTATCCATTAATAGTCCCACACCATCATCTAATGCACTTACCATTGCTGCATAAGTTCTCCTTTTTTTACTTTTAATGTTTGGAAATCTGTCTAAATATTTTTGGGTTGCTTGAAGTGGCCCATGTGGCGCATTGTATGATAAAAACAAAAAGAATGGAGAATCTTTATGACGCTCAACAAAAGCAACACTTTCATCAGCAAATTCTTCCGTAATATATTTAGGCGTTGTTATTGGGTTTACTGGTTTGTGATCTCTCATTAACCAAGTTCTGTAACTTTTACTCTCCGAATTTATAGCATAGCTATCTTCAATAGTCCACATATTTGAGAAATATTGATGACCTCCACCAAGGTGTCCGAAAAATTCATCGAAACCTCTGTTTAATGGATGGTTTTTAATATTAGCCCCTAAATGCCATTTTCCAATAATTCCTGTTTTATACCCTACACTTCCTAAATTATTTGCAATAGTACTTTCATCATGAGCAAGCCCCATATTTGGGTCAGATGGATCATATTGAGGATTGCGCTCAAAACCAAAACGTTGTTGATAGCGACCGGTTAGAAATCCGGCTCTACTTGGTCCGCAAACCGAATAAGAAACATAGCCATTAGTACATTTCACTCCTTCATTTGCAATTCTATCAATATTTGGAGTTGGTATTTGTTGGCTTCCATTAAAACTAACATCATTATAGCCAAGATCATCAGCCATTATAACAATGATATTTGGTTGTGAAGGAGGATTGATTAAATCTTTTGTTTTGTTGTTAGCAGAGATATGTAGAGCAAATCCAGTTATTTTTTTTTGCCAATTGCCTTCGTTAAAAAAGTTATCACCAATATTACAATTCCAAACCAAATATTGAAAAGATATTGATACAAATGTTAATAATAAAAAAATTGTTAATTTATTCTTCATTTCGTTTATAAAATAATAAAGCCGTAGTTTTCACTATGGCTTAAATCTAATAATTCAAATTATATATTAAAACCCTGTTCCAGGAGCTTCTGGACTTTGAGCTTGCGCTTTTTGTGGGTTTAAAATCATATACGTACCTAATGCAGTTAATGCTGCATACTTACCGTAATTACCTATCTTTTTTAAGGCGTCTTTACGAGAAATGTCTTGTGCGTGTTTTTCTTGTTTTTTCATCTTTGTATTTGTTTTAAATTCTCGTTAATTATTCTAAAATTATTTTCTTGTTCAGTTTACCTTTGGCAGTTTCTAACTGTACAATGTAAACACCTTTTGTTAAATATGGAAGATCAATGTCTTTATACATTACTGCTGAAAAACTGTTATTTAAAACTTGTTTACCTAAAATATTAAACATTTTTACATTTGTATTTCCATTTGGCAAACCTAAAATTCTCAAAGTAGAATTATTAGGCGCAAATACACTTACACTTTCTAACAACACACCATCTATACTTAAAGCACTGCTTCTTACATGCAAATAAAAACGTCCAATCCCATCTATATCTTTATTTGGCGTAAATTTGAATTCTGCATTTGCACTATTAAGTTGCGTAAACGTATTATTTGTACGATCTTCTAGGTAGACATTAATTCCGTTTGGTAAGTTTTGAGCATCTGCTGTAAAAGTAATTTCTGCATTTGCACTTACTTTTAAACC harbors:
- a CDS encoding sulfatase-like hydrolase/transferase; protein product: MKKILLIGLLVTCSSLFGFNNKPASRNTNTVTNPPSQPNIIVIMVDDLGYADVSFNGSTEIPTPNIDRIANEGIKCTNAYVTYSVCGPSRAGFMTGRYPQRFGFERNPKYEPNQIAPGLPLSESTIAETLPEAYNTGVIGKWHLGAHPDNHPLNRGFDEFFGHLGGGHRYFANELTIQDSYSVHNENDSYRTWIMRDHNSVNPVGQKYLTEAFSDEAVSFIQNHAVNPDPFFLFLSYNAPHGPLQATQEYLDRFPTLSGDRKTYAAMVSAVDDGVGLILDQLVTSGIDSNTIVFFLSDNGGKTQYANNSPLRGGKSAAYEGGYRVPFAIRYNGTITPGIYNKQVSALDIYATAIALAGATQNPAKPLDGVNLIPYLTNVNTQEPHSEIYLRKFDQQRYAVTKDGYKLVSYFHTGIHELYDLDNDIGETTDIYNAKPEIVDELAYIREAWTSQLINPVFQGITNPPNYASPSPSDYLVNHNFELGNITGWNNWNNSITSTKVKSGTYAGLIKSNKTGSLKQIMELKANTAYQLKFWYKSDNSSGETAKIILQDEVTSTKFLDDVITTTGTFKEYDNTFTTGSEKNQISLSVWKDIAGNSNLYVDDFEIIEVGGSADQLRLKVESLLAMESGQTYQARAVEIPLTAWLGTKSWEIIDGTGSATIDYKGLITTVNDGTITLKVSSLHNPSIFDEIELTIGTPLGVESETASKHNLFSVVGSNVVDNTISIKTHAHLNKVTIQIFSLTGKLVYIKELNNLEQSNHTFELKNVSSGMYFLNLTTLNAQQTLKFIKN
- a CDS encoding carbohydrate binding domain-containing protein, which gives rise to MKKLLSICCLFFISITTQSFIVVSESSVTSILAGTDDYIINHDFEQGMTAWNDWNNTLTSVASEVHSGTNAGKIKNGNGSLQQAIYLKGNTTYQIKFWARSEFNNQTATIQVVNNATSVKYLNNVTVNTSTAYAQYSYSFTTDGDANTSTVSFSLFKWNAPAGAIYADDFEITETGSSPDQIRLINTDNLNAMQVGFSYQAEAVKIPLTASTELWEIVDGTGSATIDQSGLITAVSEGTITLKVSYVSNPSISDQIELTISPATPVSTYYIDATNGLDTNDGLSESNAWQTVSKVNNFLFMPGDQVLFKSGETWTEQLIITRKGAASNPITYTSYGTGNKPKIAPTCVLYAVEINNASYTVFDGFDVSNNCGTVAGYRYGIAIIADNEGDIPEIIVKNNDVHDVAGDPVKSNGTSGGIRFRNQGAILSRLVDLQIIGNHIYDCERNGINGSTDYWSTQYGSLRVYVAQNLIERVPGDGIVMHGTEDSLCEYNICRDFTNNLPDVSENAAAGIWPFNSINCTIQYNEVSGHIASWDAQGFDSDWRCENTIIQYNYSHDNAGGFCLVVSNGLNNNESQNKNSIIRYNISINDGYRTWGSGTNFAPSFHIGGPTLNTQIYNNTIYYNTKPSTVAEEFVHLTNWNGWPDQTHFKNNLFVSTDPQLSIFRHRQSTNNTYSHNLYYGNITVPTEEANALTSDPLFVNPGLDNSPDDYKLETNSPAKAAGVIIPNNGGLDFFGNTVPSGIAPTIGAHELHETLGLDLEFNIKNKLFSVAGSNIVENAISINTHAHLNKATVQIISLTGSVIYKKEYKNLEQSKHTFNLYSIRGGLYFLNITTRNSQQTIKFIKK
- a CDS encoding sulfatase family protein; this encodes MTKSNNLNFLLILFSSLVLASCANQKKEDIKPNILFILSEDISTDIESYGMIAVKTPVLNKLAKTGIQYMNAYGNNSICSPSRSNMITGVHQNIINAQHHRSNRKIPLAKPYKPITSYLRDAGYTTIIGSNLVRQNGQKIDVNFKHDMLGKWDGETQFGLFDKKHEALPEDQPFFQQVTMHVTHRGDWWNSIREKSTHKVNPDDVALPPHYADNPVIREDWAKYLDQIEYMDAEVGLLLADLEAKGMKDNTIIIFIGDNGRCNVRGKGYLYEPGLHLPLIVNWPAKLSGGKKDTRLVASVDVAATILDAAGVELPDYMTARSIIKEDENPREYIYSARDLWDEVLEQSRAITTHEYRYIKNNIVDQSHDAHQAYLEFHRPAVHIMRGLKENGELDTLQSKFFAASKEPEELFDIINDPFEVNNLIDNPEFKDVANKMRGHYNDWNSKNHDFGLDPINWVNCPPPNAGDIIKWLEKEQPEVLDQMAQGIEPGFGKISRQYNQMLESKK
- a CDS encoding T9SS type A sorting domain-containing protein; the encoded protein is MINKLIQLLVITFALTANATDYYISSLTGLDSNNGLTDTTPWQTLDKLYNTTFLAGDKILFKSGDVWQGMFWLKGSGTAGNPIIVDKYGGTTKPVIDGDGYQASILIYNDDYIEINNLELINEASHLDGGGGTKTLSGFGGAVNSWGNGKYNRFGIKIVASTRSLNYFRIDNSKVHKIYPTPPAGEENDTHYETPNNITKKSRGWGIKIDVQSSDPNYYKINDVKITNSYFTDIGHYGIWIKPLGLAGKDYTFYSSDYSINNCEFNNTGGSGIVPNKSYNVTIENNIFDGTGSTMDDRMWKRGSGLWTFSSKNVIVQHNQFLNVRGWQDSYGAHIDFGNENVVFQYNYSYNNEGGFVEILGDNINCGYRYNISVNDGWRTDPPNEVKHGRVFWVSPYCGQGNGACPNTGSFIYNNTVYVPNNMDPEILVMPKTGDTHIFNNIIYKQTGGTPMATDLTNNSNDVLDVSHNQFYPQSQFVLETELQNNAIYTNPQFVSVGDNDPDSYKLASGSTSIGAGKLINGSTNFWNFLQNNGGLDYFGNLVSSTSVPNIGAYNGAPVLGLNQFKEKSLTYFPNPTNGKITFKTNTSNNKLIVSIYDVTGRFLKNTFTNTVNLEHYPQGIYLLKVTYDSHVETVRIIKQKN
- a CDS encoding sulfatase-like hydrolase/transferase; this translates as MKNKLTIFLLLTFVSISFQYLVWNCNIGDNFFNEGNWQKKITGFALHISANNKTKDLINPPSQPNIIVIMADDLGYNDVSFNGSQQIPTPNIDRIANEGVKCTNGYVSYSVCGPSRAGFLTGRYQQRFGFERNPQYDPSDPNMGLAHDESTIANNLGSVGYKTGIIGKWHLGANIKNHPLNRGFDEFFGHLGGGHQYFSNMWTIEDSYAINSESKSYRTWLMRDHKPVNPITTPKYITEEFADESVAFVERHKDSPFFLFLSYNAPHGPLQATQKYLDRFPNIKSKKRRTYAAMVSALDDGVGLLMDKLEELNLDENTLVFFLSDNGGPEDKNASDNGLLREGKSSVYEGGYHVPFAIRWKGTVKQGVYDKPVSSLDIMATAVALANAKTNPEKPLDGVNLIPYITGEKLGKPHETIYLRKFDQDRFAVRYNDYKLVVIKGEKELYNLEKDLSETTNIAKQHIDQVEKIDALRKSWNEELIDPVFKGLVHRKKRINKNGN